From a single Lewinella sp. LCG006 genomic region:
- a CDS encoding SusC/RagA family TonB-linked outer membrane protein, with product MKKLSLVLSLVLFAVSFAIAQRTVSGTITDDGGEPLIGASILVKGTSSGTVTDIDGSYSLEVPDGSTTLVVSYTGFETREVKLGASNVLDITMSEGVALDEVVVTGLGIRRDKKALGYAVTTLGNEQLELRPEADVARVLRGKVPGVDISQTSGLAGSGTNVIIRGYSSITGSNQPLFVVDGVPFNSDTNSDRGFDEGGSSASSRFLDIDPNNIAEVSVLKGLSATVLYGEAGRNGVILITTKNGDIGDLNKKFEVTVDQSFFANDIASLPDDQDSWGNGFHNFASAAFSNWGANFNERTANDGVAADGTTAHPYDRAALRDVLPQYTGARYNYQAYDNLENFFQTGLIASTSVNIANRLSEGTSLNFSYGYRSEEGFIPLSTFDKHNLGLGINTKLANGLELVSTFNYVTSERQAPPTGVSFSSNPTGASLFSNVFYTPRSVDLTNLEYENPQDFSSIGYRGGNDIQNPYWTLQNTSDNERVNRFFGTIALKYKLADWLSAMYRVGYDGFTQTQRYSVNKGGGQLPLGVLETSERTNTITDHNLNLQYNARLSDDLTLDGVVGVNVRRDTRLRTFANSSQQFVYNLLTHDNFINHLNESDFREENLIGAYATASLGFKNFLYLNAQARNDYTSTLEKDNRSILYPSVSASFIATEAFAGLQNNSTLNYLKLRLGYGTSAGYPDPYQTRNILGVATRNFITNGGTVINTNTVDNRFGNPNLKPELHAELEFGVEMRLFNNRFGVDLSLYDKQSTDLIIDLDLDPSTGYENTTINAAEISNRGIELGLDLAVVQTSNLRVALNANYTRNISNVEKLAEGIDQLVFSGYSNLGNFAIVDQPYGVIKGAVIARDDAGNRIVQSNGTYLTAPDLGILGDPNANYVMNYGLNVNFKGIALNALMTYSDGGVIYSTLPSTLMARGILAETDFDRYVPVVAPGVKEDGTPNDIQITSTQHYWQNGGVFQDEMRVYDASYLKLREVSLSYSLPGSIIDNSPFGTVTMTLSGQNLWFKALGFPAGANFDPEVLSLGVGNGRGFELMNVPTSRQIGGSIRLTF from the coding sequence ATGAAAAAACTCTCACTAGTATTATCGCTAGTGCTGTTTGCGGTGAGCTTTGCAATCGCTCAGCGGACAGTATCGGGTACCATTACCGATGACGGCGGCGAGCCGTTAATTGGTGCGAGTATCCTCGTAAAAGGCACTTCTTCCGGTACAGTAACCGATATCGACGGTTCCTATTCATTAGAAGTTCCTGACGGATCTACCACTTTGGTAGTTAGTTACACGGGATTTGAGACCCGTGAAGTAAAGTTAGGTGCCAGCAATGTGCTGGATATTACCATGAGTGAAGGGGTTGCCCTTGACGAAGTGGTAGTAACTGGTTTGGGTATTCGCAGGGATAAGAAAGCCCTCGGATACGCGGTAACCACACTCGGTAATGAACAACTTGAGCTTCGACCAGAAGCGGATGTTGCGCGTGTATTACGCGGTAAAGTGCCAGGTGTAGATATCTCTCAGACTTCTGGTCTGGCCGGTTCTGGTACCAACGTTATTATCCGTGGTTATTCTTCTATCACTGGTTCCAACCAACCATTATTCGTTGTTGACGGAGTTCCTTTTAACTCTGATACGAACAGTGACCGTGGTTTTGACGAAGGTGGTTCTTCGGCTTCCAGCCGTTTCTTGGACATTGACCCCAACAACATTGCAGAAGTTTCTGTATTGAAAGGACTTTCAGCTACCGTACTTTACGGTGAGGCAGGCCGTAACGGGGTAATCTTGATTACCACCAAGAATGGTGATATTGGTGATTTGAACAAGAAGTTCGAAGTAACCGTTGACCAGTCTTTCTTTGCGAATGACATTGCTTCTCTTCCTGATGACCAGGACAGCTGGGGTAATGGATTCCACAACTTCGCGTCTGCGGCCTTCTCTAACTGGGGTGCCAATTTCAATGAGCGCACTGCCAATGATGGTGTTGCTGCAGATGGTACCACTGCACACCCTTATGATCGTGCTGCACTGAGAGATGTTTTACCTCAGTACACGGGTGCTCGGTACAACTACCAAGCGTATGATAACTTGGAGAATTTCTTCCAGACCGGATTGATTGCGAGCACTTCGGTGAATATCGCTAATCGTTTGTCAGAAGGAACTTCTTTGAACTTCAGCTACGGTTACCGTTCTGAGGAAGGTTTCATTCCGCTGAGTACTTTTGACAAGCACAACCTTGGTTTGGGTATCAATACCAAGCTAGCAAATGGCTTGGAACTGGTAAGTACCTTTAACTATGTTACTTCTGAGCGCCAAGCACCTCCTACTGGTGTGAGCTTCTCTTCTAACCCTACGGGTGCTTCTTTGTTCTCAAACGTGTTTTATACCCCTCGTTCTGTTGACTTGACAAACCTGGAGTACGAAAATCCTCAGGATTTCTCTAGTATTGGCTACCGTGGTGGTAACGATATTCAGAATCCTTACTGGACTTTGCAGAACACCTCTGACAACGAGCGCGTTAATCGTTTCTTTGGTACCATTGCCCTTAAGTACAAGTTGGCAGATTGGTTGTCTGCAATGTACCGCGTTGGTTATGACGGCTTTACGCAAACACAGCGTTACTCGGTTAACAAAGGTGGTGGCCAGTTGCCTTTAGGTGTGCTGGAAACTTCAGAGCGTACCAATACGATTACTGACCACAACTTGAACCTTCAGTACAACGCTCGTTTGAGTGATGACTTGACTTTGGACGGTGTTGTAGGGGTGAATGTTCGTCGTGACACGCGTCTGCGTACTTTCGCTAACAGTTCACAGCAGTTTGTTTACAACCTGTTGACGCACGACAACTTTATCAACCACCTCAACGAGTCTGACTTCCGCGAGGAGAACTTGATTGGTGCTTACGCTACAGCTTCGTTAGGCTTCAAGAATTTCTTGTACCTGAATGCCCAGGCGCGTAATGACTATACTTCTACCTTGGAGAAAGATAATCGTTCAATTCTGTATCCTTCCGTTTCTGCATCGTTCATCGCAACAGAGGCATTTGCTGGATTACAGAACAACAGCACCTTGAATTACTTGAAGCTTCGTTTAGGCTACGGTACTTCTGCTGGTTATCCTGATCCTTATCAGACGCGTAACATCCTTGGTGTTGCTACTCGTAACTTTATCACCAATGGTGGTACGGTTATAAATACCAACACGGTAGACAACCGCTTTGGTAACCCAAATCTTAAGCCAGAGCTACACGCAGAATTAGAATTTGGGGTAGAGATGCGTTTGTTCAACAATCGCTTTGGTGTTGATCTTTCTTTGTACGACAAGCAATCTACGGACTTGATTATCGACTTGGATCTTGATCCATCAACGGGTTATGAAAACACGACCATCAACGCTGCAGAAATCAGCAACAGAGGTATCGAGTTAGGCCTTGACCTGGCGGTTGTTCAGACCAGCAATCTACGTGTTGCGCTGAATGCTAACTACACCAGAAACATTTCTAATGTAGAGAAACTTGCGGAAGGTATCGACCAGTTGGTGTTCTCTGGTTACTCTAACTTGGGTAACTTTGCCATCGTTGATCAGCCTTACGGTGTGATCAAAGGAGCTGTTATTGCTCGTGATGATGCGGGTAACCGGATCGTACAGAGCAATGGTACTTACCTCACCGCTCCTGATTTGGGGATCTTGGGTGATCCTAATGCTAATTACGTGATGAACTATGGTCTGAACGTTAATTTCAAAGGAATCGCATTGAATGCTTTGATGACCTACTCTGATGGTGGTGTAATTTACTCTACCCTACCTTCTACCTTGATGGCACGTGGTATCCTTGCGGAAACGGACTTTGACCGTTACGTACCTGTAGTAGCACCTGGTGTGAAAGAAGATGGTACGCCTAACGATATTCAGATCACTTCTACGCAGCACTACTGGCAGAACGGTGGTGTATTCCAGGACGAGATGCGTGTTTACGATGCTTCTTACTTGAAGTTGCGTGAGGTTTCTTTATCCTACAGCCTACCTGGTAGCATCATTGACAATTCACCATTTGGTACGGTGACCATGACGCTGTCTGGTCAGAACCTTTGGTTCAAAGCACTTGGCTTCCCTGCTGGAGCAAACTTTGACCCAGAAGTACTTTCACTGGGTGTAGGTAACGGCCGTGGCTTTGAGCTGATGAACGTTCCTACTTCTCGTCAAATCGGTGGTAGCATTCGCCTCACCTTCTAA
- a CDS encoding pyridoxine 5'-phosphate synthase: MTRLSVNINKVATLRNSRGGNLPDLIQVAKDCEAFGAEGITVHPRPDERHIRYSDVPLLKSIVTTEYNIEGYPNRSFLDLVLANRPDQCTLVPDGPGVLTSDQGWDTIEQAAYLKDVVAELQAANIRVSLFVDAEERFVEGAKETGAERIEFYTGHYAQQFSLDPAKAVAPHTRCGLLANQIGLGINAGHDLNLENLAYYQKNVPDLLEVSIGHALISDALYFGLQNVIQMYLRQLR, from the coding sequence ATGACTCGTTTAAGTGTTAATATCAATAAGGTCGCAACGCTACGTAATTCCCGGGGAGGTAATTTGCCGGATTTGATACAGGTTGCTAAAGATTGCGAAGCTTTTGGTGCCGAAGGGATTACGGTGCATCCGCGTCCGGATGAACGGCACATTCGTTATAGTGATGTTCCTCTGTTGAAGTCAATTGTTACGACGGAATACAACATTGAAGGCTACCCCAATCGGTCTTTTTTGGACTTGGTGCTGGCCAATCGCCCTGATCAGTGCACCTTGGTACCTGATGGGCCAGGAGTACTCACCTCTGATCAAGGTTGGGATACCATTGAGCAGGCAGCGTATCTAAAAGACGTGGTGGCAGAGTTGCAAGCTGCTAATATCAGGGTGTCGTTATTTGTAGATGCTGAGGAACGTTTTGTAGAAGGAGCCAAAGAAACAGGAGCCGAGCGGATCGAGTTTTATACCGGCCATTATGCCCAACAGTTTAGCCTAGATCCTGCTAAAGCAGTAGCTCCCCATACCCGTTGTGGGCTGTTGGCCAACCAAATTGGGCTGGGAATTAATGCCGGCCACGACCTTAATTTGGAGAACCTGGCGTATTATCAAAAAAATGTACCTGATTTATTAGAAGTGTCAATTGGGCACGCCTTAATTAGCGATGCTTTATACTTTGGTTTACAGAACGTTATCCAAATGTACCTGCGGCAATTGCGTTAG